ATCAAACTCAAGTCCCTCCGAAATCGGATCAATATCAAGAATCACAACAACAAAATCATCCTCAAACAAAACATTCGAAGAAAGCTCACGAGAAACAATTTTACAAAATGTACAAGGAGGCATTTTTGAAGAGAAGTTAAAGACATCAACAAATTAGCAAAAAAATAAAAATGCATCCATTGAAGTTTAGAAAAAATTTAGAAATTTTTAACATTTTTTTAACAATACTATTCTAAAATAAAAAACAAATTTCACTAAACAAACGAACATGGACCTCAATAATTTTTTTCAAAATCAAAATATTAAAAAGTTTTGGATTAATAATGAATGGTGGTTTGAAATTGACTATGTTTTACAAACACTTACAAAAAAATCATTAAAAAAACTTATAGATGAAGATCCTGAAATTAAGAAACTATACAATAAAGACATCTCAAAAAACTCTCTAATAAACCTCAAAGGCATTTTCAGACTCATTCAATCAATAAAAAACAAAAAAACAGAACCATTTAAACTTTGGATGGCGATACTCGCATCTAAAAAAATTTATGAACTCGAAAAAAAGTAAGAATTTCAATTTTTTAAAAACTCTTTATAATCTAACCATCATCTATCTAAAACATTATGGAAAAATTAGAAGACTTTATAAAAAGAATAATAAAATTTAGAGACGCAAGAGATTGGAAACAATTCCACAACCCGAAAGATGTTTCACTTTCGCTTGTATTAGAAGCAAATGAAGTAATGGAACACTTCCAATGGAAAAACGAAAAAGAAATTACCAAACACATTATTCAAAATAAGACTGAAATCGGCAACGAACTCGCAGATGTTTTATATTGGGTACTTCTCATGAGCCATGATCTAGAAATAGATATTCTTGAAGCATTAAAAAGAAAGCTTGAATTAAACGAGAACAAATACCCGGTTGAAAAAGCTAAAGGAAATCACACAAAATATAACAAACTTTAATATGATAGTTTACGAATCAACAAAACAAAACTTTTTAAAAGAAGTTGATGAAGAAAGTATTGAAGATATTGTTTTATCATATGTTAAAAACAAGCTAAAAATTAATGTTGGAA
Above is a window of Candidatus Woesearchaeota archaeon DNA encoding:
- a CDS encoding nucleotide pyrophosphohydrolase, translating into MEKLEDFIKRIIKFRDARDWKQFHNPKDVSLSLVLEANEVMEHFQWKNEKEITKHIIQNKTEIGNELADVLYWVLLMSHDLEIDILEALKRKLELNENKYPVEKAKGNHTKYNKL